The sequence below is a genomic window from Kitasatospora kifunensis.
AGTACTCCTTGACCAGCCAGAAGCCCGCGTCGTTCACGTGCGAGAAGAAGAGCGAGCCCGCGCCGACCGCCAGGACCAGCAGCGCCGTGTGGGTGGTGGACATCCCGGTGGCCAGCGGGGAGACGATGCCCGCCGCCGTGATGGTGGCCACCGTGGCCGAGCCGGTGGCCAGGCGGATCAGGACCGCGATCAGCCAGCCCAGCAGCAGCGCCGAAATGTGCAGCTTGGTCGCCCAGTGGCTGACCGCGTCGCCCACCCCGACGTCCACCAGGGTCTGCTTGAAGCCGCCGCCCGCGCCGACGATGAAGACGATGCCGGCGATCGGGCCGAGCGAGGAGGCCACCGTCTCCGAGATCCGCGACCTGGTGAAGCCCGCCGCCCGGCCCAGCGTCAGCATCGCCAGCAGGACGGCCAGCAGCAGGGCGATCAGCGGGGAGCCGATGAAGTCGAGGATGCGCTGGGCGTGGTCCTTGGGGTTGTCGATCACCACGTCCGCCAGTGCCTTGGCGAGCATCAGCACAACGGGCAGCAGGATGGTGGCGAGCACCGCACCGAACGACGGCGCCGGGCCGGAGCGCTGCGACTGTTCGGCCGCGACGGCCTGCGGCGGCGCCAGCGGGCCGACCCAGCGCTCGGCGACCCGGGCGAAGAGCGGGCCGGCGATGACCAGGGTGGGCACCGCGATCAGCAGGCCGAGCGCCAGCGTGACGCCCAGGTTGGCCTTCAGCGCGTCGACCGCCACCAGCGGGCCCGGGTGCGGCGGGATGAGCCCGTGCAGCACCGACAGACCGGCCAGCGCCGGGATGCCGACCCGGATCACGCTCATGTTCCCGCGCTTCGCCACCAGCAGCACGATCGGGATCAGCAGCACCACGCCGATCTCGAAGAAGAGCGGCAGCCCCAGCACCGCCGCGATCAGCGCCATCGCCCACGGCAGCATCCGCTTGCTGGAGCGGGCCAGCACGGTGTCCGCGATGATGTTCGCCCCGCCCGAGTCGGCGAGCAGCTTGCCGAGCATCGCACCCAGGCCGATCAGCAGGCCGACGCTGGTCACGGTGGCGCCGAAGCCGGTGGAGAAGCTCGTCATCAGCTGGTCGAACGGCGCGCCCGCGATGGCCGCGAGCAGACCGGAGCCGACCGTCAGGGCGAGGAACGGGTGCAGCTTCAGCTTGCTGATCGCCAGCACGATGACGCCGATGCTGAGCAGGGTGGCGAGCAGCAGTCGCCCGTCACTGTGGGTGTGCGGGAGGCCCGCAGCGAGGAGGTGGGGGTTCAATCGAGGTCTCCATTGACGGGCCGCAGCAGCGTGACGGCCAGCTCGACGAGTTCGTGGGGGGTGTGCGTGCCGAGTTCCACTACGGCTCCGTGCTCGTCCGGCTGGAGCGGTTCGAGCAGGGCGTACTGGGAGTCGAGCAGCGAGGGCGGCATGAAGTGGCCGGTGCGCAGCGCGAGTCGGTCGGCGACCAGCTCGCGGCTGCCGTCCAGGTGCAGGAAGTACGCGTCCGGGCAGCCCGCGCGCAGGGTGTCGCGGTAGTGGCGCTTGAGCGCGGAGCAGGTGACCACTCCCCCGGTGCCGGCCTCGCCGCGTTCGTGCAGCCAGCCGGCCAGGGCGCGCAGCCAGGGGGCGCGGTCGGCGTCGTCCAGCGGGATGCCGGCGGTCATCTTGGCGATGTTGGCGGCCGGGTGGAAGTCGTCGGCCTCCGCGTACGGCAGGTCGAGGCGGTCGGCGAGCAGCCGCGCGACGGTGGTCTTGCCGACGCCCGAGACGCCCATCACCACGATGAGCGGACGGGGGCGGGTCGACTGGTCGCCGACGCGGTGGTTCTCGTCACTGAGAGCCATGGGTTCTGCTCCTGACACTTCGCACTGCTGGACACAGCCACCGGCTGCGGTGACGCCACTATCGCGCCAAAGGTATGACTTATTCAAGACAGCGACATCAAATCGTCATACTTGTCGACTGGTCGGACGGAAGTCGCGCCGAGCGGTCCTCGCGCGCTTGCGACGCCCGCGATCCTGGCCGCGCGGGCGTTCATCTACGCTGGGCGGATGGAGATCCAGGGGCTGCCCGGCAAACTGCTCGCCGAGTTGGGACCGGCTATCGCTTCCGGAGACCTCGCCGAGGGGGCGGTGCTGCGGATCGAGGAACTGGAGGCGCGGTTCGGGGTCTCGCGCACCGTGGTCCGCGAGGCGGTGCGGATCCTGGAGTCGATGCGGCTGGTGGCCTCCAAACGACGGGTCGGGATCACCGTCCAGCCCAAGCGCGACTGGGACGTCTTCGACCCGCTGGTGATCCGCTGGCGGCTGGCCGGCACCGACCGGGCGGCCCAACTGCGTTCGCTCGGCTCACTGCGGGTGGCCGTCGAACCGGCCGCGGCCGCCCTGGCGGCGCAGTACGCCACCGCCGACCAGTGCCGCGAACTGAGCGCACTGGCAGTCGAGTTGACGGTCACCGCGCGGGCCGCCGACCTGGTCTCGTTCCTGCGGCACGACATCGAGTTCCACGCCACGGTGCTGCGCGCCTCCGGCAACGAGATGTTCGCGCACCTGGGCGACACCGTGGGCGCGGTGCTCACCGGGCGGACCGAGCACAACCTGATGCCGCACCAACCGCGCGCCTACGCCGTGCAGTTGCACCGAGAGGTGGCGGAGGCGATCTGCGCGGGCGCACCCGAGCGGGCCGAGCACTCGATGCGCACCATCGTCACGGGCGCGCTGCAGGAGTTGGACACCGAGCTGGGGCAACTGCCCTGAGACCGACCGGCAGTTGGGGGGTGGGTGAAGGAGCGGCGTCCGGGCCGAGTCTGGGCGGTGCCGACGAGGGAGCCACTGCGGAGCATTGGCTCCTTAAGGAGAAGCCGTCCAGGCGAGAGTCCGGGCGTCGCGACGCCGCCCCCCAACTGCCGGTCGGTCTAGGCGCGCCGGCGTCGTGCGCCCGTCCTGCGGTTTTGCGCCGGGCGCCGCGGGCAAACGGTACATAAGGGCGCGCCGAACCGCCCAGTTCAGTCTCCCGGGGGGATGCCACCGATGTCCGCTGCACGCCGACGGATGCCGGACGAGGTGCGCGCGGCGGCCGTGCGCACCGTGCTCTTCGTGGCCTTCACGCAGATCGGCCTGACCATCGCCACGCTCGCCTCGCTCGCCCACGCCCGGCGGACCATGGCGGTGGCGCTACTGGCCAGCGGGGTGGGCGTGTTCGGGATCCTCTGGTGTCTGCTGGAGGTCATGATCGCGCGTCAGATCGCCGCCCAGCGCCGGCGCGGCCCTGGACGCGACTCTCCGCTCACCGGCAGCCGCCCGCCTCGCTGATCCAGCAGGCGGGGTGGGCAGGGGACGGCTGCCGAAAAGGTGAGGGAAGGTCGGACCTGGCAGTACGGGAATCATCGCACTGGCGGCACCAGAGCAGTACGAGACTGTTCGCACACTGGACTGCGCCACTCGGCTCGCCCACGATCGGGTGACGCTTTGGGCGCGCCGCGTAACCTCCTGATACCCCTGTGCATCGTGATCTCCCTGCGCATCCGCGCGGCGTTCTACGCCGTCGCCCTCGCCCTGCTCACCGTGCCCACCCCCGCGCAGGCGCGGCCCATCGACGCCGCCCGCCCCGCCGGCGTGCGCCCCGCCAGCACCTCCGATCTGCGCTGCCAGCAGCACCATCGGACCCTGAAAGCCGCTTCGGAAGGGCCGCCCTGCCGGACACCGCAGCCGACACGCCCGCACAGTGTTGCCTGAGTCACATTCAAAAATCAGATCTGACGGACCGTCAATTCAACCGACGGTCCGTCACTTTTCTTTCTCCACGGCCCTCTTGAAACCTGATACGGCGTCAGTTTTGAGCTGGATCCGGCCAGTTGGCCAGTTCGGTCACCCGGCGGGCGGCGGCGCACCGGACTACCATCGATGGGGTTGTTGTGCTCACCACCGGGGCCGGCCGCCCCAGCGTGCGGCATCTTCGCAGGTCAGGGGCCCGGTGGCGGATATCCGGTGGCGAATATCCGGTGGCGACCAGGGGGCGGCGGACGATGATGATGACGACGATGATGAGGACCGGATGGCTGTCATGACGCAGATCAGCACCCAGGGTGACCGGCAGGAGCCGGCCGCCCCCGGTGGCGAACTCGCGCTCTTCGGCACCCGCCCGGCCCCCGCGCCGCGCACCCTGGTCGACGTCCTGGACGCCACGGCGCGCGCCCATCCGCAGGAGCCCGCCCTGGACGACGGGCACACCCAGCTCAGCTACCGCGCGCTGGCCGCCGAGGTGGCCGCAGTGCGCCGCAGGCTGACCGCCGCCGGCGTCGGACTCGGCGACCGGGTCGGCATCCGGGTCCCGTCCGGCACCAACGACCTCTACGTGGGGATCCTGGCGGTGCTCGCGGCCGGCGCCGCCTACGTGCCGGTGGACGCCGAGGACCCGCAGGAGCGCGCCGACCTGGTCTTCGGCGAGGCCGAGGTGACCGCCGTGCTGGGCGCCGGCGGCGAGCTGAGCGTGCTGCGGCCCGGCAGCGGGATCGACCAGCGCCCGGGCCCCGAGCAGGACGCCTGGATCATCTTCACCTCCGGCTCCACCGGCAAGCCCAAGGGCGTGGCCGTCACCCACCGCAGCGCCGCCGCCTTCGTGGACGCCGAGGCCGCGCTCTTCCTCCAGGAGGAGCCGATCGGGCCCGGCGACCGGGTGATGGCCGGGCTCTCGGTCGCCTTCGACGCCTCCTGCGAGGAGATGTGGCTGGCCTGGCGGCACGGCGCCTGCCTGGTGCCGGTGCCGCGTTCGCAGGTGCGCGGCGGCGCCGACCTCGGCCCCTGGCTGGCCGAGCAGGAGATCACCGTGGTCTCCACCGTGCCGACGCTGGCCGCGCTGTGGCCCGCCGAGTCGCTGGGTGACGTCCGGCTGCTGATCTTCGGTGGCGAGGCCTGCCCGCCCGAGCTGGTCGAGCGCCTGGTCACCGAGGGCCGCGAGGTGTGGAACACCTACGGCCCGACCGAAGCCACCGTGGTCGCCTGCGGCGCGCTGCTAACCGGCGAGGGGCCGGTACGGATCGGCCTGCCACTGGACGGCTGGGAGCTGGCCGTGGTCGACGAGGCCGGTCGGCCGGTGCCGATGGGCGAGAGCGGGCAGCTGGTGATCGGCGGGGTGGGCCTGGCCCGCTACCTGGACCCGGTCAAGGACGCCGAGAAGTACGCGCCGCTGGAATCGCTCGGCTGGGCGCGCGCCTACCGCAGCGGCGACCTGGTGCGGGCCGAGCCCGAGGGTCTGATCTTCCTGGGCCGCGCGGACGAGCAGATCAAGCTCGGCGGGCGGCGGATCGAGCTGGGCGAGGTGGACGCCGCCCTGCAGGCACTGCCGGGCGTGGCGGGCGCGGCGGCGGCCGTACGGACCGCGCGCGGCGGCAACCAGCTGCTGGTGGGCTACCTGGTCACCCAGGAGGGCTTCGACCGCGAGACGGCCGTGGCCAAGCTGCGGGCCGAGCTGCCGGCCGCCCTGGTGCCGCTGCTCGCGCCGGTCACCGAGCTGCCCACCCGCACCTCGGGCAAGGTCGACCGCAACGCGCTGCCCTGGCCGCTGGACCTTGGCGACACGGGCCCCGTCGAGCAGCTCTACGGCACCGAGGCCTGGCTGGCCGAACAGTGGAGCGAGATCCTCGGCGTGCCGGTGACCAGCGCCCGCGACGACTTCTTCGCGATCGGCGGCGGCAGCCTGGCCGCCGCCCGGCTCACCACCCTGCTGCGCACCCGCTACCCGTCGGCCGCCGTCCTGGACATCTACCAGCAGCCGGTGCTGCGCAAGCTGGCCCGGCACCTGGAGCGCTCGGCACAGGGCGACGGCGCCAAGCGCGAGATCGTGCCCACCCCGCTGCGCGCCAAGCTGCTGCAGTTGCTGCTGCTCATTCCGCTCTTCACCCTGGTCGGCCTGCGCTGGACCACCGCGCTGCTGACGCTGGGCAACGTGCTGCACTGGTTCGGCGCCTACCCCTGGGCGCCGACCGCCTCGTGGTGGCTGCTGGGCCCAGCAGCCCTGGTGCTGTTCAGCGCCCCCGGCCGGCTGGCGATCGCAGCCGGCGGGGCGCGGCTGCTGCTGCGCGGGGTACAGCCCGGCAGCCACCCGCGCGGCGGCAGCGTGCACCTGCGGCTGTGGACGGCCGAGCGGCTGGCCGAGTGCAGCGGCGCCACCGGGCTCTCCGGCTCCTGGCTCAATCGCTACGGGCGGGCGCTCGGGGCGAGGATCGCCGAGGACGTCGACCTGCACTCGCTGCCACCGGTCACCGGCATGCTGCGGCTCGGCAAGGGCTGCGCGGTCGAGGCCGAGGTCGACCTGTCCGGCTACTGGCTGGACGGCGACCGGCTGGAGATCGGCCAACTGCGCATCGGGGGCGGCGCGGTGATCGGCACCCGCAGCACGCTGCTGCCCGGCGCCCGGGTCGGCAAGCGCGCCGAGGTGGCCCCGGGTTCGAGCGTCACCGGGCAGATCCCCACCGGCCAGCGCTGGGCGGGCGCCCCCGCCGTCAAGCTCGGCAAGGCGGAGCGCGGCTGGCCCAAGCAGCGGCCGCCGCAGCTGCGGCGATGGTCCACGGTGTACGGACTGACCGGCCTCGCGCTGAGCCTGCTGCCCGCGCTGGCCGCCGCGCCCGCGCTGCTGGTGGCCGCCCAGTTCGTGTCGCCCGCCGACGGGCTGGGCGCGGCACTGCGCGGCGCCCTGCTCGCGGTCACCCCGGCCGCCCTCGCCTACGGGGTGAGCTACGCGCTGCTGGTGCTGGCCACCGTCCGGCTGCTGAGCCTGGGCCTGCGCACCGGCCACCACCCGCTGCACGGCCGGATCGGCTGGCAGGCGTGGACGGTCAGCCAGCTGATGGACCTGGCCCGCGAGACCCTCTTCCCGCTCTACGCGGGCCTGGCCACCCCCATCTGGCTGCGCCTGCTGGGCATGAAGGTCGGCCGCGGCGCCGAGGTCTCCACCGTGCTCGCACTGCCCAGCCTGACCACGGTCGGCGACGGCGCCTTCCTCGCCGACGACACCTTGATCGCCCCCTACGAGCTGGGCGGCGGCTGGCTGCGGATCGGCCGGGCCGAGATCGGCCACCGCGCCTTCCTGGGCAACTCCGGGATGACCGCGCCCGGGCGCGCCGTGCCGGACCGGGGC
It includes:
- a CDS encoding GntT/GntP/DsdX family permease, which produces MNPHLLAAGLPHTHSDGRLLLATLLSIGVIVLAISKLKLHPFLALTVGSGLLAAIAGAPFDQLMTSFSTGFGATVTSVGLLIGLGAMLGKLLADSGGANIIADTVLARSSKRMLPWAMALIAAVLGLPLFFEIGVVLLIPIVLLVAKRGNMSVIRVGIPALAGLSVLHGLIPPHPGPLVAVDALKANLGVTLALGLLIAVPTLVIAGPLFARVAERWVGPLAPPQAVAAEQSQRSGPAPSFGAVLATILLPVVLMLAKALADVVIDNPKDHAQRILDFIGSPLIALLLAVLLAMLTLGRAAGFTRSRISETVASSLGPIAGIVFIVGAGGGFKQTLVDVGVGDAVSHWATKLHISALLLGWLIAVLIRLATGSATVATITAAGIVSPLATGMSTTHTALLVLAVGAGSLFFSHVNDAGFWLVKEYFGMSVGQTLKSWSVMETVISVVAIALILPLSLII
- a CDS encoding gluconokinase — protein: MALSDENHRVGDQSTRPRPLIVVMGVSGVGKTTVARLLADRLDLPYAEADDFHPAANIAKMTAGIPLDDADRAPWLRALAGWLHERGEAGTGGVVTCSALKRHYRDTLRAGCPDAYFLHLDGSRELVADRLALRTGHFMPPSLLDSQYALLEPLQPDEHGAVVELGTHTPHELVELAVTLLRPVNGDLD
- a CDS encoding FadR/GntR family transcriptional regulator — protein: MEIQGLPGKLLAELGPAIASGDLAEGAVLRIEELEARFGVSRTVVREAVRILESMRLVASKRRVGITVQPKRDWDVFDPLVIRWRLAGTDRAAQLRSLGSLRVAVEPAAAALAAQYATADQCRELSALAVELTVTARAADLVSFLRHDIEFHATVLRASGNEMFAHLGDTVGAVLTGRTEHNLMPHQPRAYAVQLHREVAEAICAGAPERAEHSMRTIVTGALQELDTELGQLP
- a CDS encoding Pls/PosA family non-ribosomal peptide synthetase: MAVMTQISTQGDRQEPAAPGGELALFGTRPAPAPRTLVDVLDATARAHPQEPALDDGHTQLSYRALAAEVAAVRRRLTAAGVGLGDRVGIRVPSGTNDLYVGILAVLAAGAAYVPVDAEDPQERADLVFGEAEVTAVLGAGGELSVLRPGSGIDQRPGPEQDAWIIFTSGSTGKPKGVAVTHRSAAAFVDAEAALFLQEEPIGPGDRVMAGLSVAFDASCEEMWLAWRHGACLVPVPRSQVRGGADLGPWLAEQEITVVSTVPTLAALWPAESLGDVRLLIFGGEACPPELVERLVTEGREVWNTYGPTEATVVACGALLTGEGPVRIGLPLDGWELAVVDEAGRPVPMGESGQLVIGGVGLARYLDPVKDAEKYAPLESLGWARAYRSGDLVRAEPEGLIFLGRADEQIKLGGRRIELGEVDAALQALPGVAGAAAAVRTARGGNQLLVGYLVTQEGFDRETAVAKLRAELPAALVPLLAPVTELPTRTSGKVDRNALPWPLDLGDTGPVEQLYGTEAWLAEQWSEILGVPVTSARDDFFAIGGGSLAAARLTTLLRTRYPSAAVLDIYQQPVLRKLARHLERSAQGDGAKREIVPTPLRAKLLQLLLLIPLFTLVGLRWTTALLTLGNVLHWFGAYPWAPTASWWLLGPAALVLFSAPGRLAIAAGGARLLLRGVQPGSHPRGGSVHLRLWTAERLAECSGATGLSGSWLNRYGRALGARIAEDVDLHSLPPVTGMLRLGKGCAVEAEVDLSGYWLDGDRLEIGQLRIGGGAVIGTRSTLLPGARVGKRAEVAPGSSVTGQIPTGQRWAGAPAVKLGKAERGWPKQRPPQLRRWSTVYGLTGLALSLLPALAAAPALLVAAQFVSPADGLGAALRGALLAVTPAALAYGVSYALLVLATVRLLSLGLRTGHHPLHGRIGWQAWTVSQLMDLARETLFPLYAGLATPIWLRLLGMKVGRGAEVSTVLALPSLTTVGDGAFLADDTLIAPYELGGGWLRIGRAEIGHRAFLGNSGMTAPGRAVPDRGLVGVLSATPKKAKKGSSYLGMPPVKLPRAADTSDQSLTYDPPARLLWARGLVEVCRLVPVLCSATLGVLSAAVLCALGSPWLIALLAGVLLLAAGVLACLVSLAAKWLLVGRFRAVEHPLWSSFVWRNELADTFTEVLAVPWLVGAVPGTPVMTLWLRGLGARIGRGVWCESYWLPEADLVTLGDGVSVNRGCVLQTHLFHDRIMRMDTVVLREGATLGPGGIVLPGSTIGARSTLGPASLVMRAESVPADTRWLGNPIEAWQA